One window from the genome of Cricetulus griseus strain 17A/GY chromosome 2, alternate assembly CriGri-PICRH-1.0, whole genome shotgun sequence encodes:
- the LOC100759482 gene encoding olfactory receptor 13F1 encodes MSQANWTSVTVFFFLGFSHYPKVEVIIFVLCLLMYLITLLGNTILISITILDSHLHTPMYFFLSNLSFLDIWYTSSALTPMLANFVSGKNTISFSGCASQMYFSLAMGSTECVLLSMMAYDRYVAICNPLRYSIIMNRRVCVQIAGSSWLTGCLTALVETGPVLQLSLCGKSIINHFTCEILALLKMACVDTSIVQLIMFVISILLLPLPMLLICVSYAFILSNILRISSVDGRSKAFSTCAAHLTVVVLFYGAALSMYLKPSAVNSQEIDKFMALIYAGLTPMLNPIIYSLRNKEVKMAVKKLLMRNPFSAILTSVPK; translated from the coding sequence ATGAGTCAGGCAAATTGGACCTCTGTCACTGTGTTTTTCTTCCTCGGATTTTCCCATTACCCCAAAGTTGAAGTCATCATATTTGTGCTGTGTCTGCTGATGTACCTGATCACCTTGCTGGGCAATACTATTCTGATCTCCATCACCATCCTAGATTCTCATCTACATACTCCAATGTACTTTTTCCTCAGCAACCTCTCCTTTCTGGACATCTGGTATACCTCTTCTGCTCTCACTCCTATGCTGGCAAATTTTGTTTCAGGGAAAAACACCATCTCATTCTCAGGATGTGCTTCTCAGATGTACTTCTCTCTTGCCATGGGCTCCACTGAATGTGTGCTCCTCTCCATGATGGCCTATGACAGGTATGTGGCAATCTGCAATCCCCTAAGGTATTCCATCATTATGAACCGGAGAGTCTGTGTGCAGATTGCAGGCAGTTCCTGGCTGACAGGCTGCCTCACTGCCTTGGTAGAAACTGGACCTGTGCTTCAGCTGTCTCTCTGTGGTAAAAGCATCATCAATCATTTCACCTGTGAAATTCTGGCTCTCTTGAAAATGGCTTGTGTAGACACTTCCATAGTACAGTTAATCATGTTTGTGATCAGCATCCTTCTTCTCCCATTGCCAATGCTGCTCATTTGTGTCTCCTATGCATTCATCCTCTCCAACATCTTGAGGATCAGCTCAGTGGATGGCCGAAGCAAAGCCTTTTCAACATGTGCAGCTCACTTGACTGTGGTGGTTCTGTTCTATGGGGCAGCTCTCTCCATGTACCTGAAGCCCTCAGCTGTAAATTCACAGGAAATAGATAAATTTATGGCTTTGATATACGCTGGATTAACACCAATGCTGAATCCTATTATCTATAGTTTACGgaacaaagaagtaaaaatggCTGTGAAAAAATTGCTGATGAGAAATCCCTTTAGTGCTATCTTGACTTCTGTCCCTAAATAA